The proteins below are encoded in one region of Octopus sinensis unplaced genomic scaffold, ASM634580v1 Contig18900, whole genome shotgun sequence:
- the LOC115231819 gene encoding POU domain, class 3, transcription factor 1-like: MTFQPMYQIPHNDLFLNHYQMNSYDFIMQNYRLTENAYSDYNQPSIQYEIAPRQIPMTLYKPDVNDLDLAISNDYRENNVPHLITEQATVNDETPQQKSLVELGNYFKKKRMNFGYSQSDMAIIMKRGGFPVSRTTISRFELGKLSITLMENLKDSFLIVLESLKKNPISKSHLKSLPKPRKKRIVFDKKIKEYLENIFSVTVYPNEEEIGRIVAETDLSEYVVRVWFGNRRKKERRTIFFR, encoded by the coding sequence ATGACATTTCAACCTATGTACCAGATTCCCCACAATGATTTGTTTTTAAACCACTACCAGATGAATTCATACGATTTCATAATGCAGAATTATCGATTGACCGAGAACGCTTATTCAGATTACAATCAGCCTTCCATCCAATATGAAATTGCTCCTCGGCAAATTCCTATGACTTTGTACAAGCCTGATGTCAACGACTTGGATCTTGCCATTTCCAATGATTACAGGGAAAACAACGTGCCTCATCTAATTACTGAACAGGCAACGGTAAATGACGAAACGCCTCAACAAAAGTCTTTGGTAGAATTAGGAAACTATttcaagaaaaaaagaatgaacttTGGTTACTCCCAGTCCGATATGGCCATTATAATGAAGAGAGGCGGGTTCCCCGTGTCTCGTACGACTATATCCAGATTTGAGTTGGGTAAACTCTCAATTACTTTAATGGAAAATCTGAAAGATTCTTTTTTGATTGTTCTAGAATCTCTGAAGAAAAACCCAATTTCCAAGTCCCACTTGAAGTCGCTCCCGAAACCCAGAAAGAAACGAATAGTTTTTgacaaaaaaatcaaagaatacctcgaaaatattttttcagtcaCCGTTTATCCAAACGAAGAAGAAATCGGGAGGATTGTAGCAGAGACTGACTTGTCAGAATATGTAGTTCGAGTCTGGTttggaaacagaagaaaaaaagaacgtcGAACTATTTTTTTCCGATAA